From a region of the Megalops cyprinoides isolate fMegCyp1 chromosome 13, fMegCyp1.pri, whole genome shotgun sequence genome:
- the herpud1 gene encoding homocysteine-responsive endoplasmic reticulum-resident ubiquitin-like domain member 1 protein codes for MDNGGSSPEQRTLTLVVKAPNQAHPDHSVEGVDVSWTVKDLKTHLSRVYPNNPPEKDQRLIYSGKLLPDHLRLLEVFRKSDPTPTVHLVCAIRTPPTAAQRAQAEVTRAEQPSAGRNEGTTAPPSVTPTAPPSVTPTAPPSVTPTMSPSEPPADGLRHRGHPADPWTSHAMPAGAAQMTQPTFPTYSLYSPQQLLWLQQMYARQYYMHYQAAMAAAASAPVTPAATPHPAPLPNQAPIDNLPANQNAPDPRFINPGGANQNMRMNAQGGPVMEDEEDMERDWLDWVYTAARFAVFLSIVYFYSSVSRFVLVMSSLLLMYLHTAGWFPFRRRPMAPGPNEPAPEIIQNQQNQNRNPVQGEVPAAEGNVEGEEGGQGVAATLPAVLVPPLRPSLAWTAWVFFKAFFASLIPEVPQGVAN; via the exons ATGGACAACGGCGGCAGTTCTCCGGAACAAAGGACTTTAACGCTGGTGGTTAAAGCGCCGAACCAAGCCCATCCGGATCACAGCGTCGAAGGTGTGGATGTGAGCTGGACTGTGAAGGATCTGAAGACCCATTTGTCCAGAGTTTACCCGAACAATCCG CCTGAAAAGGACCAGAGACTCATCTACTCGGGCAAGCTGCTTCCCGACCATCTGCGCCTTCTGGAGGTTTTCAGAAAG TCGGACCCGACGCCCACCGTTCACCTCGTGTGTGCTATCAGGACTCCTCCCACAGCCGCACAGAGAGCCCAGGCTGAG GTGACACGAGCAGAGCAGCCAAGCGCTGGACGGAATGAAGGCACCACCGCGCCCCCCTCAGTTACCCCCACCGCGCCCCCCTCAGTTACCCCCACCGCGCCCCCCTCAGTTACCCCCACCATGTCCCCCTCAGAGCCCCCCGCGGATGGGCTGAGACACAGGGGTCACCCCGCCGACCCGTGGACCAGCCACGCCAT gccagCGGGGGCAGCACAGATGACTCAGCCAACCTTTCCCACGTATTCCCTGTACAGCCCTCAGCAGCTGCTCTGGCTGCAGCAGATGTACGCTCGGCAGTACTACATGCATTA CCAAGCAGCCATGGCAGCTGCAGCCTCTGCCCCTGTGACCCCTGCCGCgaccccccaccctgcccccctgcccaaTCAGGCGCCCATCGACAAcctgccagccaatcagaatgcacCGGACCCGAGGTTCATCAACCCGGGGGGAGCCAATCAGAACATGCGCATGAATGCACAGGGCGGGCCGGTgatggaggatgaggaggataTGGAGCGTGATTGGCTGGACTGGGTGTACACCGCCGCCCGATTCGCTGTTTTCCTCAGCATCGTGTATTTCTACTCCAGTGTGAGCCGTTTCGTGCTGGTGATGAGCAGCCTGCTCCTCATGTACCT ACACACGGCAGGCTGGTTTCCCTTCAGACGCAGGCCCATGGCCCCGGGTCCAAATGAACCAGCCCCAGAGATCATCCAGAACCAGCAGAACCAGAACAGGAACCCGGTCCAG GGGGAAGTCCCCGCCGCAGAGGGAAatgtggagggggaggagggggggcagggcgTGGCTGCAACCCTGCCTGCTGTGCTGGTGCCCCCCCTCAGACCGTCCCTGGCCTGGACAGCCTGGGTCTTCTTCAAGGCCTTCTTCGCCTCCCTGATCCCAGAGGTCCCGCAGGGCGTGGCGAACTGA